In a single window of the Coffea eugenioides isolate CCC68of chromosome 3, Ceug_1.0, whole genome shotgun sequence genome:
- the LOC113766760 gene encoding uncharacterized protein LOC113766760, giving the protein MYEEIIYGPEDAVPLASNNHEAIVIEVVTCNYKAKKVYIDNGSAIDVLYYKTFKELQLEDKQLIPVQTPLIGFAGPSVRPEGMITPMVKVGVSPKCRTVPVNFVVVKEPSLYNMILGRPTLNALRAVCSTLHLSMKFPMLAGVAEMLGDPEVTQACYNATLKGKEKLVAQTTCLEPWEPVGKVERLEKDEGLIELPVSRGQPDRAVKTGSCLSELTRRALESLLEEYAEIFEWSADDMPGIPTELAVHKLHMDPNIRHVKQKKWNFAPERNEVVRDEVEKLLEAKIVKEVFYSTWLANPVLVKKDDKAWRICVDFADLNKACPKDSYPLPRIDLLVDSTTGYEIFCFLDAFKGYYQIAMDEEDQEKTSFVTEYGTYC; this is encoded by the coding sequence ATGTATGAAGAAATCATCTATGGGCCTGAGGACGCGGTGCCATTGGCCTCCAATAATCATGAGGCCATCGTGATAGAGGTCGTAACATGCAACTATAAAGCGAAGAAGGTGTACATAGACAACGGGAGCGCCATTGACGTGTTATATTACAAGACCTTTAAAGAACTGCAACTGGAAGACAAGCAGCTCATTCCTGTCCAAACTCCCCTAATTGGTTTCGCAGGTCCATCGGTAAGACCTGAGGGAATGATAACTCCCATGGTCAAGGTGGGGGTGTCGCCAAAATGCCGAACTGTCCCAGTGAACTTTGTAGTGGTGAAGGAGCCCTCGTTGTATAATATGATTCTGGGGCGGCCTACTCTGAATGCACTCCGAGCCGTCTGCTCGACGCTGCACCTTAGCATGAAATTCCCCATGCTTGCCGGAGTTGCGGAGATGCTGGGAGATCCAGAAGTAACTCAGGCCTGCTACAACGCCACTCTCAAAGGTAAGGAAAAGCTGGTGGCTCAAACGACCTGCCTGGAGCCTTGGGAGCCAGTGGGGAAAGTGGAGAGACTGGAGAAAGATGAGGGGTTGATCGAGCTGCCGGTCAGCAGAGGACAACCAGATCGCGCGGTCAAGACGGGCTCCTGCCTGAGCGAGCTGACCAGGAGAGCACTAGAGTCCCTTCTGGAAGAATACGCGGAAATTTTCGAGTGGAGTGCGGATGACATGCCCGGGATCCCGACCGAACTGGCAGTTCACAAGCTTCATATGGACCCCAATATCCGACATGTGAAACAGAAGAAGTGGAACTTTGCGCCTGAAAGGAATGAGGTCGTCAGGGATGAGGTCGAAAAGTTGTTAGAGGCGAAAATCGTGAAGGAGGTCTTTTATTCGACCTGGCTGGCCAACCCTGTGCTGGTAAAAAAAGACGATAAGGCCTGGAGGATATGCGTAGACTTCGCCGACCTGAACAAAGCTTGCCCGAAGGACTCCTACCCTCTCCCCCGAATCGACCTACTTGTGGACTCCACCACGGGATACGAGATCTTCTGTTTCTTGGATGCTTTCAAAGGGTATTACCAGATAGCCATGGACGAGGAGGACCAGGAGAAGACCTCTTTCGTCACTGAATACGGCACCTATTGTTAG